One window of Deltaproteobacteria bacterium genomic DNA carries:
- a CDS encoding GMC family oxidoreductase N-terminal domain-containing protein: MHPNLPTSSGSAAADVAPSPVLKLARSWATSLPRTSGDARARRSALALAEAIIPGTERIMAADEVTVAGVEELLGELHPQASRVWRIAQRALDAAAVSRTGRFFHTLSAARQQELLASWQRDPVLRAPLALTALLLKMVHFDRLDVYTSLGGVRNVVTKMEQPRYLEQIQPAAEWREGDIDCDVVVVGTGAGGAIVGRELAERGHAVVFLEEGNHHRRDSFDGSIVAAHRTFYRFAISVGNVLMPIFMGRLLGGSTAINTGTAFRTPPWVLERWCEEMDTDVFGQENMAGYFDRVERTLGVETARREIIGPIADFMGRGCDAHGWRHAALRRNAPECDGKGFCNFGCRTDARKSAQLSYLPKALEKGALALTGARVDKVLIERGRATGVEVETGSGRRLQVRAKAVVLAGGAIPTPLLLQRQGLANRSGQLGRNLSLHPSSGVVAIAKEAIRPSHFTPQGYASEEFLRDGIMIIAAQPDVNVTPVILADVGQPLMKMVEQQDHLASMGVMIRDARPAGRVRAVPGGALITYDVNGEDIARMHRGMVRTCQLAFAAGAKRVHPLLMGGVTLSSMDDLEKFKKRKVAAKDLVLSSYHPLGTCKMGRDPKTSVVDLDHQVHDVKGLFIADGSTVPGPLGVNPQVTIMAMATRAAERIADHL, translated from the coding sequence GTGCACCCGAACCTGCCCACGTCCTCTGGGAGCGCCGCCGCCGACGTCGCGCCGTCGCCCGTGCTCAAGCTGGCGCGCAGCTGGGCCACGAGCCTTCCCCGCACCTCCGGCGACGCACGTGCGCGCCGCTCCGCGCTGGCGCTGGCCGAGGCCATCATCCCCGGCACCGAGCGGATCATGGCCGCGGATGAGGTCACCGTCGCCGGCGTGGAGGAGCTGCTGGGCGAGCTGCACCCGCAGGCCTCGCGCGTGTGGCGCATCGCCCAACGCGCGCTGGACGCAGCAGCGGTGAGCCGCACCGGCCGCTTCTTCCACACCCTCTCGGCCGCGCGGCAGCAGGAGCTGCTGGCTTCGTGGCAGCGCGACCCGGTGCTGCGCGCGCCGCTCGCGCTCACGGCGCTCTTGCTGAAGATGGTCCACTTCGATCGCCTCGACGTGTACACGTCGCTGGGCGGGGTGCGGAACGTCGTCACCAAGATGGAGCAGCCGCGGTACCTGGAGCAGATCCAGCCCGCGGCAGAGTGGCGCGAGGGCGACATCGACTGCGACGTGGTCGTCGTCGGCACCGGCGCGGGCGGCGCGATCGTGGGCCGCGAGCTCGCCGAGCGCGGGCACGCGGTGGTCTTCCTCGAGGAGGGCAACCACCACCGGCGCGACAGCTTCGACGGCAGCATCGTGGCCGCGCACCGCACGTTCTACCGCTTCGCGATCTCCGTCGGGAACGTGCTGATGCCCATCTTCATGGGCCGGCTCCTCGGCGGCTCCACGGCCATCAACACCGGCACCGCCTTCCGCACGCCGCCCTGGGTGCTCGAGCGCTGGTGCGAGGAGATGGACACCGACGTCTTCGGCCAGGAGAACATGGCCGGCTACTTCGACCGCGTGGAGCGCACGCTCGGGGTGGAGACGGCGCGCCGGGAGATCATCGGCCCCATCGCGGACTTCATGGGCCGCGGCTGCGACGCCCACGGCTGGCGGCACGCGGCGCTCCGCCGCAACGCGCCCGAGTGCGACGGCAAGGGGTTCTGCAACTTCGGCTGCCGCACGGACGCGCGAAAGAGCGCGCAGCTCTCGTACCTGCCCAAGGCGCTGGAGAAGGGCGCGCTGGCGCTCACCGGCGCGCGCGTGGACAAGGTCCTCATCGAGCGCGGTCGCGCGACGGGCGTGGAGGTCGAGACGGGCAGCGGACGCCGACTCCAAGTGCGCGCCAAGGCGGTGGTGCTCGCCGGCGGCGCCATTCCCACGCCGCTCTTGCTGCAGCGCCAGGGGCTCGCCAACCGCAGCGGGCAGCTGGGGCGGAACCTGTCGCTCCATCCGTCGAGCGGCGTGGTGGCCATCGCGAAGGAAGCAATCCGCCCCTCGCACTTCACTCCGCAGGGCTACGCGAGCGAGGAGTTTTTGCGCGACGGCATCATGATCATCGCCGCGCAGCCCGACGTGAACGTGACCCCGGTGATCCTCGCGGATGTGGGCCAGCCGTTGATGAAGATGGTGGAGCAGCAGGACCACCTGGCGTCGATGGGCGTGATGATCCGCGACGCGCGCCCGGCCGGTCGGGTTCGCGCGGTGCCGGGCGGCGCGCTGATCACGTACGACGTGAACGGCGAGGACATCGCCCGCATGCACCGCGGCATGGTGCGCACCTGCCAGCTCGCGTTCGCCGCGGGCGCCAAGCGCGTGCACCCGCTGCTCATGGGCGGCGTGACCCTGAGCTCGATGGACGACCTCGAGAAGTTCAAGAAGCGCAAGGTCGCCGCGAAGGACCTGGTGCTCTCGAGCTACCACCCGCTGGGCACGTGCAAGATGGGCCGCGATCCCAAGACGAGCGTCGTGGACCTGGACCACCAGGTGCACGACGTGAAGGGCCTGTTCATCGCCGACGGCAGCACCGTCCCCGGGCCGCTGGGTGTGAACCCGCAGGTGACGATCATGGCCATGGCCACGCGCGCGGCCGAGCGGATCGCGGACCACCTCTAG
- a CDS encoding sterol desaturase family protein: MFFLAPHPVPETPQPGSPRMFRVAWIERYLSRVRPWHVVTVWAPVSLYCLWRGVHALPPLGALGLTFVGVLTWTLLEYTLHRFLFHLAPNPRSELQQDLHFLLHRVHHDYPMDPDRLVMPPIISVLLAVLIGLPSWLLLGPLHFWSFFGGLTAGYLWYDLTHYATHHVKPRTALGRAQKAHHMLHHFQTPELRFGITTPLWDWVFGTHALPKQPKPDEAPERDKPLRATP; the protein is encoded by the coding sequence ATGTTCTTCCTTGCGCCGCACCCCGTCCCCGAGACGCCGCAGCCGGGAAGCCCGCGCATGTTCCGGGTGGCTTGGATCGAGCGCTACCTCTCGCGGGTGCGGCCCTGGCACGTGGTGACGGTGTGGGCGCCGGTGTCGCTCTATTGCCTCTGGCGGGGCGTGCACGCGCTCCCGCCGCTCGGCGCGCTGGGGCTCACGTTCGTCGGCGTGCTCACCTGGACACTGCTCGAGTACACGCTGCACCGCTTCCTGTTTCACCTCGCGCCCAACCCGCGCTCGGAGCTGCAGCAGGACCTGCACTTCCTCCTCCACCGCGTGCACCACGACTACCCGATGGATCCGGATCGGCTGGTGATGCCGCCCATCATCAGCGTGCTCCTGGCGGTGTTGATTGGCCTGCCGAGCTGGCTGCTGCTGGGGCCGCTGCACTTCTGGAGCTTCTTCGGCGGGCTGACGGCGGGCTACCTCTGGTACGACCTCACCCACTACGCCACGCACCACGTGAAGCCGCGCACGGCGCTGGGGCGCGCCCAGAAGGCGCACCACATGCTGCACCACTTCCAGACGCCCGAGCTGCGCTTCGGCATCACCACGCCGCTCTGGGACTGGGTCTTCGGGACCCACGCGCTGCCCAAGCAGCCCAAGCCCGACGAGGCGCCCGAGCGGGACAAGCCGCTCCGCGCCACGCCGTGA